The Haloarcula sp. H-GB4 genome segment CGCCATCTACTCGGCGTATGCGACTGGCCGCGGCCGCTTACGGGTCCGCGCGGAGTACGAGGTCGACCCGGAGGAGGGTCGCATCATCATCAGTGAACTTCCCTACCAAGAGAACAAGGCCCGCGTCGTCGAACGCATTGCTGACGACGTGAACGAGGGGAAAATCGAGGGCATCTCGGACCTCCGCGACGAGTCCGACCGCAACGGCGTCCGTATCGTCATCGAACTCAAGCGCGGGGCGAACGTCGACGTAGTCGAAAATCGGCTGCTCGACCACCACCTCGAATCCACGTTCGGCGTCATCAACCTCGCGCTGGTCGATGGCCAGCCGAAGGTCCTCTCGCTGAAAGAGAGCCTCCAGCACTACATCGATCACCGTCGCGAGGTCGTCCGCCGGCGCTCAGAGTACGACCTCGCCGAGGCCGAGGACCGTGCTCATATCCTCGAAGGCCGGTTGAAGGCACTCGAGAACGTCGAGGACGTGGTCGAACTCATCCGTAACAGCGAGGACCGCGACGCCGCTCGCACTGGGCTGCAGGAGTCCTTCGAGTTCTCGGAGGATCAGGCCGCCCATATCGTCAGGATGCAACTTGGCTCGCTCACCTCGATGGAAGCGGCCGAAATCAAAGACGAGTACGAGGACGTACAGGACACGATTGACTACCTCGAATCCGTCCTCAACAGCCGCAAGAAGCTCGATGGCGTCATCGCCGACGAACTCCAGGAAGTCAAAGACGAGTACGACGACGACCGCCGGACGAGCATCATCGAGGACGAGGGGCAGGTCACTCACGAGGACCTCATCCCCGAAGAAGACTGCGTCGTCGTCATCACCGAGGACGACTACATCAAGCGGATGCCGGTCGAGAACTTTGATCCCCAGAACCGCGGCGGCAAGGGGATAATCGGCGCTGACCCCAAGGAGAACGACCGCGTCTCGAAGGTATTCCGGGCCAACAGCCACGACTACCTGCTCTGTTTCACCAATCAGGGACAGGTCTACCGGCTCAAGACCTACGAGATCCCGGAAATGTCCCGCACCGCACGGGGCAAGTCCGCCATCAACCTCATCGACTTAGACGACGGCGAGGAACTGACCGCCGTCGTCTCGACCGACGAGTTCGGCGACGACGAGTGCATCACGATGGTGACCCGGAACGGCTATGTCAAGCGGACCTGCTGTTCGGAGTTCGAGAACATCCTCTCGACGGGTATTATCGCCGCCAAGCTCGAAGACGGCGACGAACTCATCGACGTGGACGTCACCAACGGCACTGGCGACCTCGTCATCGCCACGGAGGCCGGCATGACCATCCGCTTCAGCGAGAGCGAAGTCAGCGAGATGGGTCGTTCCGCACGCGGCGTCAACGGCATCAAACTGCAGGGCGACGACAAGGTTGCAGGGATGGTTGCCACCGACGACGACGACCCCCGGTCGCTGCTGACCGTCACGGAACACGGCTTCGGGAAGCGGACCAAACTCGACGAGTACCGCACCCAGTCCCGCTACGGCAAGGGACTCATTGACATCAAAACCGACGACCGCAACGGTCGCGTGTCGACGGCCAAGGCGGTCACCGACGAGGACCATCTGGTCATCATGTCCGAACAGGGCCAGATCATGCGCATCCGCGCCGGCGACGTGTCGCAGGTCGGCCGGAACACCAAGGGTGTGACGATTATGGGACTCGAAGACGACGACCGCGTGGCGAGCGTAACGGTCGTCCCGGCAAAGACCGACCAGTAGCCACGAGCGATCTTTTCCATCTGGTTGCCATGTCCGTGGCATAGACATACCCGTATCGACGACGTACCCCGCCCATGGACCTGCCCCGGCATCTCTCACAGCACGACCGGGCGGCACAGTTGCCGCTGGTCACCGAGAACGCACGGGTGACGCTCGTCGAACCGATGGATCGCAACCGTAACAACGAGGTGCTAGCGGCGGTCCGTGACCAGATCGCACCCGTTGGGGACCGGTCGTGGGTGGCGGCCGCCCGGAACGGGTCGACAATTCGGTGGTCGGCGTTGCTTGACCGCGTTCGTGACGCAGGGGCATCGGAACGGCGACTCGCGCAGATCGAGACACTGGCCGAGCGCTTCGACCGTCCCTATCCATCGCTGTTGCGACTGCGTGTCAAACCCGACGTGGACTTGGATTTTGCACCTGGCCAGGATGTCACGCTCAGGCTCCGGAACACGCCACGAGCGTACTCGCTGGCGAATTCCCCCAGTGAGGACGAACTAGAGTTCTGCATCCGACTGGTCCCCGGCGGGAAACTGACCAGCAGGCTGTTTGAACGCGTGGACGTGGGTGAGCCAGTCGTCGTTCGCGGGCCGAACGGCGACATGGTACTGGACCCGCCGTCAAGCCGTGACATGGTCTTCCTGGCGACGGGGACCGGCGTCGCACCGTTCAAGAGCATGATCGATTACACGCTCGAACAGGGGCGGGACGTGGTCGACGGCGAGCCCCGCGACATCTGGCTGTTCCTCGGCTGTGGTTGGGCGGACGACCTGCCTCACCGGGTCCACTTCCGGCGACTCGACGCCAAGTACGACCATTTCCACTTCGTCCCCACGCTTACGCGCGAACCGCTGCTAACCGACTGGGACGGCGCGACCGACTACGTCCAGTCGGTGTTCGTCAGACACGTGGCACGGAACGCGCTGGCCGGCGCGGACCTGCCGGCACGGTTCGACGCCGTCCAGGAACAGCCACCCCAGTCGGGCGTCGACGCCCGCATCGACCCGACGAACG includes the following:
- the gyrA gene encoding DNA gyrase subunit A, which translates into the protein MSSDITDDANAPAEQIKHVRIEDEMEQSYIDYAMSVIAGRALPDVRDGLKPVHRRILYAMHEMGVSSNTAHRKSSSIVGDTMGDYHPHGDSAIYDTLVRMAQDFSMRYPLIDGQGNFGSMDGDPAAAMRYTEARMAPIAEELLEDIEKDTVDFSSNYDDRLQEPDVLPSKVPNLLLNGSSGIAVGMSTNIPPHNLGELVDATVHLLENPECTVEDLMEHVKGPDFPTGGNIVGRDAIYSAYATGRGRLRVRAEYEVDPEEGRIIISELPYQENKARVVERIADDVNEGKIEGISDLRDESDRNGVRIVIELKRGANVDVVENRLLDHHLESTFGVINLALVDGQPKVLSLKESLQHYIDHRREVVRRRSEYDLAEAEDRAHILEGRLKALENVEDVVELIRNSEDRDAARTGLQESFEFSEDQAAHIVRMQLGSLTSMEAAEIKDEYEDVQDTIDYLESVLNSRKKLDGVIADELQEVKDEYDDDRRTSIIEDEGQVTHEDLIPEEDCVVVITEDDYIKRMPVENFDPQNRGGKGIIGADPKENDRVSKVFRANSHDYLLCFTNQGQVYRLKTYEIPEMSRTARGKSAINLIDLDDGEELTAVVSTDEFGDDECITMVTRNGYVKRTCCSEFENILSTGIIAAKLEDGDELIDVDVTNGTGDLVIATEAGMTIRFSESEVSEMGRSARGVNGIKLQGDDKVAGMVATDDDDPRSLLTVTEHGFGKRTKLDEYRTQSRYGKGLIDIKTDDRNGRVSTAKAVTDEDHLVIMSEQGQIMRIRAGDVSQVGRNTKGVTIMGLEDDDRVASVTVVPAKTDQ
- a CDS encoding FAD-binding oxidoreductase is translated as MDLPRHLSQHDRAAQLPLVTENARVTLVEPMDRNRNNEVLAAVRDQIAPVGDRSWVAAARNGSTIRWSALLDRVRDAGASERRLAQIETLAERFDRPYPSLLRLRVKPDVDLDFAPGQDVTLRLRNTPRAYSLANSPSEDELEFCIRLVPGGKLTSRLFERVDVGEPVVVRGPNGDMVLDPPSSRDMVFLATGTGVAPFKSMIDYTLEQGRDVVDGEPRDIWLFLGCGWADDLPHRVHFRRLDAKYDHFHFVPTLTREPLLTDWDGATDYVQSVFVRHVARNALAGADLPARFDAVQEQPPQSGVDARIDPTNVELYACGISAMVSTLVRAARSVGVPDSEMQYEGFG